A genome region from Acidobacteriota bacterium includes the following:
- a CDS encoding carboxypeptidase-like regulatory domain-containing protein: MYATAKRITSFTLMIALSLFVLPVSAAPSAPTGAIEGLVIGVDGTPATGFSVHLIDPSGTAVSESAVDEQGRYSFSAVAEGEYALGIESDAGTFAPVVAPPVKLGSRELARRDLKLMNGTTHDRNEALTADYSLGSWWAGLAPAAKVWSVVAVVAASALTLAAFDSDESVASELLP; encoded by the coding sequence ATGTACGCAACCGCAAAACGGATAACGAGTTTCACGCTGATGATCGCCCTGAGCCTGTTTGTGCTCCCGGTTTCCGCCGCACCTTCGGCTCCGACGGGCGCGATCGAAGGACTTGTCATCGGTGTGGACGGAACCCCGGCCACGGGCTTCAGCGTCCATCTGATCGACCCGTCCGGCACCGCGGTCTCCGAGTCCGCCGTGGACGAGCAGGGTCGCTACTCTTTCAGCGCGGTCGCCGAAGGCGAGTACGCCCTCGGGATCGAGTCGGACGCCGGGACATTCGCGCCGGTGGTGGCACCTCCGGTCAAGCTCGGTTCCCGCGAGCTGGCTCGACGGGATCTGAAATTGATGAACGGAACGACCCACGATCGCAACGAAGCATTGACGGCCGACTACAGTCTGGGTAGCTGGTGGGCCGGTCTGGCTCCCGCCGCCAAGGTGTGGTCCGTCGTGGCCGTGGTGGCCGCGTCGGCGTTGACGCTCGCCGCGTTCGACAGTGACGAGAGTGTCGCCAGCG